In Eucalyptus grandis isolate ANBG69807.140 chromosome 4, ASM1654582v1, whole genome shotgun sequence, the following proteins share a genomic window:
- the LOC104442806 gene encoding disease resistance-like protein DSC1: MDCHRKHGKSVFPVFYKVDVGDVRRQRTNFEKDLRKPEMQISTEEMERWWDALTSVARIKGWISQTIANGHEAELVKMVVAKVSSELKTMWIERLPMFIRSVHCQVFLAFRGPDTRHSLAAYLYISLVAAGIGVFNDDDPSLIGKDVDHETCNALHQPCGCRNRCV; the protein is encoded by the exons ATGGATTGCCACAGAAAGCATGGCAAATCAGTCTTCCCTGTATTCTATAAGGTGGATGTTGGTGATGTGCGACGCCAACGCACGAACTTTGAAAAGGATCTACGTAAACCTGAGATGCAGATCAGCAcagaagaaatggaaagatgGTGGGATGCATTGACTTCTGTGGCGAGGATTAAAGGATGGATATCACAGACTATTGCCAATGG ACATGAAGCAGAGCTGGTGAAAATGGTGGTCGCAAAGGTTTCAAGTGAATTGAAGACTATGTGGATCGAACGGCTGCCTATGTTCATAAGGTCAG TGCATTGCCAAGTGTTCTTAGCATTTCGTGGCCCTGATACTCGACACAGCCTAGCTGCTTACCTCTACATCAGCCTTGTGGCTGCAGGAATTGGTGTGTTTAATGATGATGATCCATCTCTCATAGGTAAAGATGTTGATCATGAGACTTGCAATGCTCTACATCAGCCTTGTGGCTGCAGAAATCGGTGTGTTTAA